The Homo sapiens chromosome 5, GRCh38.p14 Primary Assembly genome includes a window with the following:
- the GARIN3 gene encoding Golgi-associated RAB2 interactor protein 3, with product MSNESCLPYYTAHSYSSMSAFKTSMGDLQRQLYNRGEYNIFKYAPMFESNFIQINKKGEVIDVHNRVRMVTVGIVCTSPILPLPDVMVLAQPTKICEQHVRWGRFAKGRGRRPVKTLELTRLLPLKFVKISIHDHEKQQLRLKLATGRTFYLQLCPSSDTREDLFCYWEKLVYLLRPPVESYCSTPTLLSGDAPPEDNKSLVAAELHREGDQSETGLYKPCDVSAATSSAYAGGEGIQHASHGTASAASPSTSTPGAAEGGAARTAGGMAVAGTATGPRTDVAIAGAAMSPATGAMSIATTKSAGPGQVTTALAGAAIKNPGENESSKSMAGAANISSEGISLALVGAASTSLEGTSTSMAGAASLSQDSSLSAAFAGSITTSKCAAERTEGPAVGPLISTLQSEGYMSERDGSQKVSQPSAEVWNENKERREKKDRHPSRKSSHHRKAGESHRRRAGDKNQKASSHRSASGHKNTRDDKKEKGYSNVRGKRHGSSRKSSTHSSTKKESRTTQELGKNQSASSTGALQKKASKISSFLRSLRATPGSKTRVTSHDREVDIVAKMVEKQNIEAKVEKAQGGQELEMISGTMTSEKTEMIVFETKSI from the exons ATGAGCAATGAATCTTGTTTACCTTATTACACAGCCCACAGCTACTCTTCAATGAGTGCGTTCAAAACCTCCATGGGGGACCTGCAACGACAATTGTACAACAGAGGAGAGTACAACATTTTCAAGTATGCACCAATGTTCGAGAGTAATTTTATTCAGATAAACAAAAAGGGAGAGGTGATTGATGTACACAACCGTGTCCGaatggtgacagtgggcatcgtCTGCACCAGCCCCATCCTCCCACTGCCTGACGTCATGGTTCTGGCCCAACCAACTAAAATCTGTGAACAGCATGTCAGATGGGGCCGGTTTGCCAAGGGGAGAGGTCGCAGGCCCGTCAAGACTCTAGAGCTCACGAGACTGCTTCCCTTGAAATTTGTGAAGATCTCCATCCACGATCATGAGAAACAGCAGCTGCGCCTGAAACTCGCCACTGGCCGTACTTTTTATCTGCAGTTGTGTCCCTCTTCTGACACACGGGAAGATCTCTTTTGCTATTGGGAAAAACTTGTCTATCTCCTGAGGCCACCAGTAGAGAGTTACTGCAGTACCCCAACACTTCTATCTGGGGACGCACCACCCGAAGACAACAAAAGCCTAGTG GCTGCAGAGCTCCACAGAGAAGGGGATCAGAGTGAGACTGGGCTCTACAAGCCTTGTGATGTATCTGCAGCCACCTCTTCTGCTTATGCTGGGGGAGAGGGAATCCAACATGCCTCCCACGGAACGGCTAGTGCGGCTTCTCCATCCACGAGCACTCCAGGGGCTGCTGAAGGAGGAGCAGCAAGGACAGCAGGTGGCATGGCAGTGGCAGGAACAGCAACAGGACCTAGAACAGATGTGGCAATAGCAGGGGCAGCAATGAGTCCTGCAACAGGTGCTATGAGCATAGCAACAACCAAATCTGCAGGCCCAGGTCAAGTGACCACAGCGCTGGCGGGAGCAGCTATCAAAAATCCAGGAGAAAATGAATCCAGCAAGTCCATGGCAGGTGCTGCCAACATATCCTCAGAGGGTATTAGCTTGGCCTTGGTGGGTGCTGCAAGCACCTCCTTGGAAGGTACTTCCACCTCGATGGCGGGGGCCGCCAGTCTCTCCCAAGACAGCAGCTTGAGTGCGGCGTTTGCAGGCAGTATTACGACCAGCAAGTGTGCAGCAGAAAGAACTGAAGGACCAGCAGTGGGACCCCTCATCTCCACCTTGCAAAGCGAAGGCTACATGAGTGAACGAGATGGAAGCCAGAAAGTTTCCCAGCCCAGTGCTGAAGTCTGGaatgaaaacaaggaaagaagagaaaagaaggacaGACATCCCAGTAGGAAAAGTTCTCATCACCGCAAGGCAGGTGAAAGTCACCGCAGGAGAGCGGGGGACAAGAATCAGAAAGCGTCTTCCCACCGGTCCGCATCTGGCCATAAAAACACGAGagatgacaaaaaagaaaaagggtacAGCAACGTAAGGGGCAAGCGACATGGCTCCTCTCGCAAGAGCTCCACCCACAGCTCCACCAAAAAGGAGTCGAGAACAACTCAGGAACTGGGGAAGAACCAATCTGCATCTAGCACAGGAGCTTTACAAAAGAAAGCCAGTAAGATCAGCTCTTTTTTAAGGAGCCTCAGGGCCACTCCTGGTTCAAAAACAAGGGTCACATCACATGACAGAGAGGTAGATATCGTGGCTAAGATGGTGGAGAAGCAAAACATAGAGGCCAAAGTGGAGAAAGCCCAGGgtggccaggagctggagatgaTCAGTGGCACTATGACATCCGAGAAGACGGAGATGATCGTCTTTGAAACCAAATCCATTTAA